The genomic segment CGTCGAGCCGGGCGTCCGCACCCCGGGCCAGGGCGAGTTCGGCGAACAATGCCTCCGCCGTTCCCGGGTTCCGGGTCAACGCCCGCAGCACGTCGAGGGCGTTGACGTTGCCCGAACCCTCCCAGATCGACAGCAGGGGCGCCTCACGGTAGTGGCGGGGCATGCCCGAGTCCTCGACGTAGCCGTTGCCGCCCAGGCACTCCAGGGCCTCCGCGGTGAAGGCCGGGCCGCGCTTGGTCACCCAGTACTTGCCGACGGCGGTGGCGATGCGGCGGAACATCCGCTCACCCTCGTCCCCGCGCACCGACCGGTCGGCGGCGCCGGCCAGGCGCAGGGTGAGGGTGGTGGCCGCCTCGGACTCCAGCGCGAGATCGGCCAGGACGTTACGCATCAGGGGCTGGTCGAGCAGCCGCGCGCCGAAGGCGCTGCGGTGCCGTGCGTGGTGCCCCGCCTCGACGAGTGTCTTGCGCATCAGCGTCGCCGAGCCCATCACACAGTCGAGGCGCGTGCAGTTGACCATCTCGATGATGGTCTTCACGCCCTGCCCCTCGGGCCCGACCCGCCAGGCGACGGTGCCGTCGAACTCCGGCTCCGAGGAGGCGTTGGAGCGGTTGCCCAGCTTGTCCTTGAGCCGCTGGATGCGGAAGGTGTTGCGGCTGCCGTCGGGCAGGACGCGCGGCACCAGGAAGCAGGTCAGCCCGCCCGGCGCCTGGGCCAGCACCAGGAACAGGTCGCACATCGGCGCCGACGTGAACCACTTGTGCCCGCGCAGGGTGTACACACCGGGCTCCGAACTGGGCGTCGCCGTCGTGGTGTTCGCGCGTACGTCGCTGCCGCCCTGCTTCTCGGTCATGCCCATCCCGGCGAGCAGACCACGCTTGCCGGTGGGCACCCGCAGGACGGGGTCGTACTCCCGGCCGGTCAGCAGCGGTTCGTACACGGCGGCCAGCTCCGGCTGCCGGCGCAACGCGGGCACGACGGCGTACGTCATCGAGGTCGGGCAGGTGTGCCCGGCCTCCGTGTGGCCCCACACCAGGGCGCCCGCGATACGCGCGACATGGACGCCGGGCCGGCCGTCCGCCCAGGCCGCGCCCGCCAGGCCCTCGCCCACCGCGGTCCGCATCAGGTGGTGCCAGCCGGGGTGGAAGTCGACCTCGTCGACGCGGTTTCCGTAGCGGTCATGGGTGCGCAGCTCCGGCTCGTACCGGTTGGCCTGCTCGGCCCACTCCTGCGCCTCGACGCCACCGGCGACGAGCCCGAGCCGCCGCACGTCCTTCTCGGCCCACTCCGCGCCCTCCCTGCGCAGCCCCTCCAGCAGGGCCACGTCCTCGGAGGCGTCGTACGGAGCGAGCGGCGGGGGCTGGTTGGCGACGTCGTGGGTGGCGCACTGCGGCTGCGTGTGCGCGAGTATCGAGACCATGAGGCGAGTATTGCATTATTTCTGCAACCGCATCCATGACGTAACAGTGATCGGGCGCCCGTAAGGTACCGGGTCATGCAGACGAACGTGTCCGGGCGGCCCACCGAGCTGGAACTGCGACCGCTGTCCGCGCGGTCGGTCGTCCTGAGCCTGCTGCTGGGCATGGATCCGCCCGAACTGCCCGTGAAGGATCTGGTGCGCCACGTGGAGGCGTTCGGGGTCGCCGGGTCCACGCTGCGGGCCGCACTCAGCCGGATGGTGTCGGCCGGGGACCTGCGACGCGCCAACGCTGTCTACGGTCTCAGCGACCGGCTCCTCGACCGCCGGCGCCGCCAGGACGAGTCGGTGCACCCCGAGACCCGGCCGTGGCACGGCGACTGGGAGATGGTCGTCGTCACCGCGACCGGCCGGGCGCCCGCCGAACGCGCCGACCTGCGCGCCCGCCTGTCGGCCCTCCGGCTCGCCGAACTGCGGGAAGGCGTCTGGCTCCGCCCGGCCAACCTGCACCGCACCCGGCCACCGGGCCTCGGCCCGACGGTCCAGTACTTCACGGGCCACCCGGACCAGCCCGCCGGTGGCATGGCCACCCGGGGCCGGGCCGGCGAGGGCCTTGAAACCGGGGACCTGGAAACCGAGAACTCGGCGGCTGAGGGCCCGGCCGCCGGGAGCTCGGGCACAAAGGGCCTGCGCACAGGGGACTTGACGCCCGAGGACCCGACCCCCGCGGCCCACACCGCGAAGGACCCGGCCGCCGGAGGATCAGCGGCCGCCCACTCGGCCGCCAGGGACCTGGCGACGAGCCTGTGGCCGCTGGACGCCTGGGCCGCCACCGCCGAGACGCTGCTCGCCCACATCGAGCGGACCCGAGAGCCCGCCGACCGCTTCACGGCCCTCGCGGCCGCCGTACGGCACCTGCTGGCCGACCCCGTCCTGCCCCCCGAGCTCCTCCCGGAGGGCTGGCCGGGGCCCGAGCTGCGGGCCACGTACACGGCGTACCGGAGGGAGCTGGTCGAGACGGTGCTGGGGCGCACGGACTGAGAGCCGCGCGGCGCGCCTGCTTCCCTGCGCCGCGTCGACCCCGACCCCGACCCCGACCCCGACCCCGACCCCGCGACGGAGCGTGCGAGCCGCACCCCGTGATCCCCATGTGATCAGCGCGACGTAGTCTCCCCTCGCCCGGGAATTCAGCCGGGTACGCGGTCAACCGGGGGGATGACACATGACATACAGGCGTGCGGCGATACCGGCCGTGGCCGGAGGGCTGCTGCTCCTCGCGCTGTTGTGGTGGGCGGGGGCGAGCGAGAGCGCGCTGCGGCTGCGGGGGGCCACGGACGTGCTGGGCGCCCAGGCCGCCGCCGATCTCGAACGCTGGCTCGCCCCGTGGTCGTACGACCCGCCGGCCTCGTCACAGCTCGGCGACGCGGCGGTGTCGGGCGGGGGCGGGGACCCGTTACAGAGCGACGGCTCCCGTTATCTCTCGCTGTACTCGACCGCGCTCCAGATCCGGTTCGCCGCCGTCTTCGCCTTCTTCGTGCCCGGGGCGCTGCTCCTGGTCCGCAGGCTGCCGCCGGTGCGCGGCCGGCTGACGGCGGCGCTGCTCGCGGTGTGGGCCTGGGGCATGGTGGCGGGAACCCTCGCGGTCACCGTCTCCGCGCCGTGGCTGATCGCCTCGCAGGGACACGGCAGTTACCGCTTCCTGCCCCAACTCGCGGACGTGATCTCGTCCGGGCGGCAGGTCCTGGTGGCGACGGCGCTGGTCGCCGCCGTGGTGACGGTGCTGGTGGCGCGGGTCACCGCCAAGGGTGCCGGCCCACTGCCGCAGGAGGTCGTCCCGGCACGCGCCGCCCGACTGGCCGCGACCGCCGCAACCGTGGTCGTCGCCGTGTCTCTCGTCGTCCTCTCCCACCAGTCGGTCGCGGCCTCCCTCCAGACGGCCTTCTCCGGCGCCGGACTGCTCTCCGAACCGGGCGACCTCCTGCGCCAGTGGCTGCTGCTCGGCGCCTGGACGGGCCCGGCGGGCACACCGCTCGGCGACTGGCTGCTGTACCGCGCCGCCGACGTCCTGCTGCTCGCGGTGGTCTGGTGGGCCCTGCGCCTGCTGCCCGGCCTGCTCACCCGGGCCACCGTCCCCGCGCTGGCGGTCGGCGCGGTCTGTGCGACCGTCCTGGGCCTGCTGGCGAGCCAGTTCCTGCGGATGCTGGTGGAGGGGACGCAGATGCGCTGGGACCTGTACGTGACCGCCGGCTTCGGCGGCGGCGTCACGGCGGCCCTCACGTGGGGCCTGCCGGCCGGGATCGCCGCCGCCGTGACGCTCCGGCTGACCGTGGCCCGCACGGACACCACAGACGCCGCGGACCACACGGACTCTTCGGATGCCAGGGGCACCGGGAAGACCAACGACCCCACGGCCTCCACCCAGCCGTAGCGGTGACGCGCCCGGGGAAGCGCCTCGCCCGGGCAGGCGTCAGCGGACCATGAGGCCTCCGCCGAAGGACCGGCTCCCGTGGTTCCGTCTCAGACCACGGGGTCGAACCACGTGACCGTGCCGGACATCGTCTGCTTGATGCGGAACAGAGCGAACTCGCTCAGATCCGGCAGGGCGTCCAGCGAGAACCAGCCGACGTCCAGCGACTCGTCGTCGTTGACCCGCGCCTCCCCGCCGACGGCCCGGCAGTGGAACGTGGTGTCCATGTACTGGCAGACGTCCCCGTTGTCGTACCGCACCGGGTCCGACGCCTGGACGAGGACGATCCGCTCGGCCACGCACCGGACCGCCGTCTCCTCGTAGACCTCCCGCACGGCACAGGCCGCCGGCTGCTCCCCCGGGTCCGGGATGCCGCCGATGAGCGACCACTTGCCGTTGTCGGACCGGCGGTTGAGCAGCACTCTGCCCTCGTCGTCGAAGACGAGGGCGGTGACTCCGGGGAGCCAGAGCAGCTGGTGGCCGGCGGAAGCACGGAGTGTGCGGATGAAATCAGGGGTAGCCATGGAGCCGACCCTAACGGGCCGGTTCCGTCACCCCCGCCGTTCCGGGACGCGCACGCGAGGCGTACGGCTACACGCCACCGGCGCGCCTCCCGCGCACACCGGCCCCGATCGCCCAGCCGAGCCCACCGGCCGCGACCAGCACCAGCAGCATCTCGGGCGCGATGCCGAGCCTGGTGGCGGGTGTCTCCGAGGAGCGCAACGGCACCTTCTGGACCAGGGAGTCCGGGACGAACATGCCCGTCCGCTGTGTGATCCTCCCGTCCGGCATGATGATCGCGCTGACGCCGCTGGTCACCGGCACGGTGACGGTGCGGCTGTGCTCGACGGCGCGGACCCGGGACATGGCGAGCTGCTGGTAGGTCATCTCGCTGCGGTCGAAGGTCGCGTTGTTGCTCGGCACCGAGATCAGCTGCGCGCCGTCGGTGACCTCGGAGCGCACGGCCCAGTCGAAGGCCGCCTC from the Streptomyces sp. NBC_00310 genome contains:
- a CDS encoding PaaX family transcriptional regulator C-terminal domain-containing protein: MQTNVSGRPTELELRPLSARSVVLSLLLGMDPPELPVKDLVRHVEAFGVAGSTLRAALSRMVSAGDLRRANAVYGLSDRLLDRRRRQDESVHPETRPWHGDWEMVVVTATGRAPAERADLRARLSALRLAELREGVWLRPANLHRTRPPGLGPTVQYFTGHPDQPAGGMATRGRAGEGLETGDLETENSAAEGPAAGSSGTKGLRTGDLTPEDPTPAAHTAKDPAAGGSAAAHSAARDLATSLWPLDAWAATAETLLAHIERTREPADRFTALAAAVRHLLADPVLPPELLPEGWPGPELRATYTAYRRELVETVLGRTD
- a CDS encoding acyl-CoA dehydrogenase family protein — translated: MVSILAHTQPQCATHDVANQPPPLAPYDASEDVALLEGLRREGAEWAEKDVRRLGLVAGGVEAQEWAEQANRYEPELRTHDRYGNRVDEVDFHPGWHHLMRTAVGEGLAGAAWADGRPGVHVARIAGALVWGHTEAGHTCPTSMTYAVVPALRRQPELAAVYEPLLTGREYDPVLRVPTGKRGLLAGMGMTEKQGGSDVRANTTTATPSSEPGVYTLRGHKWFTSAPMCDLFLVLAQAPGGLTCFLVPRVLPDGSRNTFRIQRLKDKLGNRSNASSEPEFDGTVAWRVGPEGQGVKTIIEMVNCTRLDCVMGSATLMRKTLVEAGHHARHRSAFGARLLDQPLMRNVLADLALESEAATTLTLRLAGAADRSVRGDEGERMFRRIATAVGKYWVTKRGPAFTAEALECLGGNGYVEDSGMPRHYREAPLLSIWEGSGNVNALDVLRALTRNPGTAEALFAELALARGADARLDAAAARLKDAVREADETGARRLVERMALTLQASLLVRHASAAIADAFCATRLDGDWGHAFGTLPGSADLDGILRRALSAG
- a CDS encoding NUDIX hydrolase → MATPDFIRTLRASAGHQLLWLPGVTALVFDDEGRVLLNRRSDNGKWSLIGGIPDPGEQPAACAVREVYEETAVRCVAERIVLVQASDPVRYDNGDVCQYMDTTFHCRAVGGEARVNDDESLDVGWFSLDALPDLSEFALFRIKQTMSGTVTWFDPVV